The Trichosurus vulpecula isolate mTriVul1 chromosome 3, mTriVul1.pri, whole genome shotgun sequence genome includes a window with the following:
- the DDX28 gene encoding probable ATP-dependent RNA helicase DDX28 gives MALRAPSRLLLLLLRGPGGPCRGLASEEPREPLPVIRVPQPLQLRRGAGARGGSAPRAAVLRPGPLLIAARRPEFSQPARLTLGSWERAPLASRGWKHRRSRGDYFSIERTHRGTPALPAGAEEGAAEQDAGAGFAALGLQPRVLEALKQAAPGVVRPTWVQLQAVPLLLRGRHLLCAAETGSGKTLSYVLPLLQRLLSRPRLATAHPAPRALVLVPSRELAEQVRAVAGPLGRALSLQVREIGGGRGMSSVRRQLSLDPPADVLVATPGALWKALKGRLLTLEQLCFVVLDEADTLLDESFLELVEYILGKSPVAEHKAELEDPFNPRAQLVLVGATFPEGVGELLSKVTDLGSLTTITSPRLHCVMPHVSQRFLRIKGSEKVTELIEILKHCGKDNPGSSGPVLVFCNSSSTVNWLGYILDDHKVPHLRLQGQMPATMRAGIFQSFQNGTRNILLCTDIASRGLDSTRVELVINYDFPPTLQDYIHRAGRVGRVGSEVPGSVLSFVTHRWDVELVQKIELAARRRRSLPGIKTSVKEPLPPVELTC, from the coding sequence ATGGCGCTCCGTGCTCCGTCACGCCTGTTGCTGCTCCTCTTGCGGGGGCCAGGTGGGCCCTGCCGGGGCCTGGCCTCGGAAGAGCCCCGGGAGCCGCTGCCCGTGATCCGCGTCCCGCAGCCTCTGCAGCTGCGGCGTGGGGCGGGGGCTCGAGGCGGGTCCGCGCCGCGGGCCGCGGTGCTTCGGCCCGGGCCGCTGTTGATCGCGGCGCGGCGGCCCGAATTCAGCCAGCCGGCGCGTTTGACGCTGGGCAGCTGGGAGCGCGCGCCGCTCGCCTCGCGCGGCTGGAAGCACCGGCGCTCGCGAGGCGACTATTTCTCCATCGAGCGCACGCACCGCGGGACGCCCGCGCTGCCGGCCGGGGCCGAGGAGGGGGCGGCGGAGCAAGATGCCGGGGCCGGCTTCGCCGCGCTGGGTCTGCAGCCCCGAGTGCTGGAGGCCCTGAAGCAGGCCGCTCCCGGAGTCGTGCGGCCCACGTGGGTGCAGCTCCAAGCCGTGCCCCTGCTGCTCCGCGGCCGCCACCTGCTCTGCGCGGCCGAGACGGGCAGCGGAAAGACCCTGAGTTACGTGCTGCCCCTGCTGCAGCGTCTACTGAGCCGACCCAGGCTGGCCACCGCCCACCCTGCGCCCCGAGCCCTCGTGCTGGTGCCCTCCCGAGAGCTGGCCGAGCAGGTGCGGGCCGTGGCGGGGCCTCTGGGCCGGGCCCTGTCGCTGCAAGTGCGGGAGATCGGCGGCGGCCGGGGCATGAGCAGCGTCCGGCGGCAGCTCTCGCTGGACCCCCCGGCCGATGTGCTGGTGGCCACACCTGGAGCCCTGTGGAAGGCGCTGAAGGGGCGCCTGCTGACCCTGGAGCAGCTCTGCTTCGTGGTGCTGGACGAAGCGGACACCCTGCTGGACGAGAGCTTCCTGGAGCTGGTGGAGTACATCTTGGGCAAGAGCCCCGTGGCCGAGCACAAAGCTGAGCTGGAAGACCCCTTCAACCCCAGGGCCCAGCTGGTGCTGGTAGGTGCCACTTTTCCTGAGGGAGTGGGAGAGCTGTTGAGCAAAGTCACAGACCTGGGCAGCCTCACCACCATCACCAGCCCCAGGCTGCACTGCGTTATGCCTCACGTCAGTCAGAGGTTCCTAAGGATCAAGGGCAGTGAGAAGGTGACTGAACTGATAGAGATCCTCAAGCACTGTGGGAAAGACAATCCTGGCTCGTCAGGGCCTGTCCTGGTGTTCTGTAATAGCTCCAGCACCGTGAACTGGCTGGGCTATATCCTGGATGACCACAAAGTCCCACACTTGAGGCTCCAGGGACAGATGCCTGCTACAATGAGGGCGGGCATCTTCCAGTCCTTCCAGAACGGCACCAGGAACATTCTCCTCTGTACAGATATAGCTTCCCGGGGCCTGGACAGTACTCGGGTGGAGCTGGTTATCAATTACGACTTCCCACCAACTTTGCAGGACTATATTCACAGAGCTGGCAGAGTGGGCCGAGTTGGGAGCGAGGTGCCGGGATCTGTGCTCAGCTTTGTAACTCATCGTTGGGATGTGGAACTGGTCCAGAAGATTGAGCTGGCAGCTCGGAGAAGGAGAAGCCTCCCAGGGATAAAGACATCAGTTAAAGAACCTTTGCCCCCAGTAGAATTGACTTGTTAG